The Emcibacter nanhaiensis genome has a window encoding:
- the rnhA gene encoding ribonuclease HI, with the protein MKEVIAYTDGACSGNPGPGGWGVLLQSGKHEKELCGGQAETTNNQMELMAAIQALNAIKYSCHVTIYTDSTYVKDGITKWIHNWKRNGWRTANKKPVKNAELWQQLEAAIESHNVSWHWVKGHAGHPGNEKADELARRGMADYQ; encoded by the coding sequence ATGAAGGAAGTGATCGCCTATACCGACGGCGCCTGTTCAGGCAATCCCGGTCCCGGCGGCTGGGGCGTATTGCTGCAGTCCGGCAAGCACGAAAAGGAACTGTGCGGCGGCCAGGCGGAAACCACTAACAATCAGATGGAATTGATGGCGGCGATCCAGGCGCTGAATGCCATTAAATATTCCTGCCATGTGACCATTTATACCGACAGCACCTATGTGAAGGACGGCATTACCAAATGGATTCACAACTGGAAAAGAAATGGCTGGCGCACTGCCAACAAGAAGCCGGTCAAGAATGCTGAACTGTGGCAGCAACTGGAAGCGGCTATCGAAAGCCATAATGTGAGCTGGCACTGGGTCAAGGGCCATGCCGGTCACCCCGGCAACGAAAAGGCCGACGAGCTGGCCCGGCGCGGCATGGCCGATTATCAGTAA
- the gcvPB gene encoding aminomethyl-transferring glycine dehydrogenase subunit GcvPB, which produces MMNNQGRPTNIDAAVELAADSFTTFSGNRGLDQEELLIYEIGDTKTSGVDLPEVPEGHSRLGGLARTNEIGLPGLSEPEAMRHYTRLSRQNYAIDMGLYPLGSCTMKHNPRLNEKMARLAGLADIHPLQPQSTVQGAFDLIDTLAHWLKTLTGMPAVAMSPKAGAHGELCGMMAIRAALDKRGEERTIVLAPESAHGTNPATAALCGYTVKAIPATEDGRVDLEALKQALGPDVAAIMLTNPNTCGLFERDIKEIADAVHAAGAYFYCDGANFNAIVGKVRPGDLGVDCMHINLHKTFSTPHGGGGPGAGPVVFSEALAPFVPTPYVVAGEEEYTMVEHDDTGDSFGRMTAFHGQMGMFTRALSYMMSHGADGLRQVAEDSVLNANYIMTSLKDVMTPSFEGPCMHEALFDDRFLKGSGVETLDFAKAMIDEGYHPMTMYFPLVVHGAMLIEPTETESKQSLDQFIGSMRHLVDKALSGDGDRFTGAPYHAPRRRLDETTAARKPVLRWQKPEPAQAAE; this is translated from the coding sequence ATGATGAACAATCAGGGACGCCCGACCAATATCGACGCGGCCGTCGAACTTGCCGCCGACAGCTTCACTACCTTCAGCGGCAACCGCGGCCTGGACCAGGAAGAGCTGCTGATCTACGAGATCGGCGACACCAAAACCAGTGGCGTTGACCTGCCCGAGGTGCCGGAAGGACACAGCCGTCTCGGCGGCCTCGCGCGCACGAACGAGATCGGCCTGCCCGGTCTCAGCGAGCCGGAAGCCATGCGCCATTACACCCGCTTGAGCCGCCAGAATTACGCCATCGACATGGGGCTCTATCCGCTCGGCAGCTGTACCATGAAGCATAACCCGCGGCTAAATGAAAAAATGGCCCGCCTGGCCGGCCTCGCCGACATTCACCCGCTGCAGCCGCAATCCACCGTACAGGGCGCGTTCGACCTGATCGATACCCTGGCCCACTGGCTCAAGACCCTGACCGGCATGCCGGCCGTGGCCATGTCGCCGAAAGCGGGCGCCCACGGCGAATTGTGCGGCATGATGGCGATCCGCGCGGCGCTGGACAAACGCGGGGAAGAGCGTACAATAGTTCTTGCGCCGGAATCAGCCCATGGCACTAACCCTGCGACCGCCGCCTTGTGCGGCTACACGGTAAAGGCGATCCCGGCCACTGAAGACGGCCGCGTCGACCTCGAGGCACTCAAACAAGCCCTCGGGCCCGATGTGGCCGCGATTATGTTGACCAATCCCAACACCTGTGGCCTGTTCGAACGCGATATCAAGGAGATCGCCGACGCGGTCCATGCCGCCGGGGCATACTTTTATTGCGACGGCGCCAACTTCAACGCCATTGTCGGCAAAGTCCGGCCCGGCGACCTCGGCGTCGACTGCATGCATATCAACCTGCACAAGACCTTTTCCACCCCGCACGGCGGCGGCGGCCCCGGTGCCGGTCCGGTGGTCTTCTCGGAGGCGCTGGCGCCCTTCGTGCCCACCCCCTATGTGGTGGCGGGCGAGGAAGAGTATACTATGGTCGAGCATGACGACACCGGCGACAGCTTCGGCCGCATGACCGCCTTCCATGGCCAGATGGGCATGTTTACCCGGGCGCTCTCCTACATGATGTCGCACGGCGCCGACGGCCTGCGCCAGGTGGCGGAGGATAGTGTGCTGAACGCCAACTATATCATGACCAGCCTCAAGGATGTGATGACGCCGAGCTTCGAAGGCCCCTGCATGCATGAGGCCCTGTTTGACGATCGCTTCCTCAAGGGCTCTGGCGTGGAAACCCTCGACTTCGCCAAGGCGATGATCGACGAGGGCTATCACCCCATGACCATGTATTTCCCGCTGGTGGTGCACGGCGCCATGCTGATCGAACCAACCGAGACCGAAAGCAAACAGTCGCTTGACCAGTTCATCGGCTCCATGCGCCATCTGGTCGACAAGGCGCTGTCAGGCGACGGCGACCGTTTCACCGGTGCGCCGTATCATGCGCCGCGGCGCCGGCTCGATGAAACCACCGCGGCCCGCAAGCCGGTGCTGCGCTGGCAGAAGCCGGAACCGGCGCAAGCTGCGGAATAA
- a CDS encoding carbonic anhydrase codes for MPLRNLIEGHKNFLSGRFQQDKKLYEELVDKGQSPEVMIISCCDSRADPVIITEAEPGSVFSLRNVANLVPPYHPDGNQHSSSAALEFAVRHLKVNDIVIMGHAHCGGIKALYHGDFDNQDHVDFIEPWMSIANEARRNTLRKFDGESEGKILREMEKESIRVSLKNLRTFRWIKAAEQDGSLRLHGWHFEIESGTLYALDEKSGEFSPLV; via the coding sequence ATGCCACTTAGAAATCTTATCGAAGGCCATAAAAATTTTCTCAGCGGCCGTTTCCAGCAGGACAAAAAACTCTATGAAGAACTGGTGGACAAAGGCCAGTCGCCCGAGGTCATGATCATTTCCTGCTGTGACAGCCGGGCCGACCCGGTGATCATCACCGAAGCAGAACCGGGCTCGGTCTTTTCCTTGCGCAATGTGGCCAACCTGGTGCCCCCCTATCATCCGGACGGCAACCAGCACAGCTCCAGCGCCGCCCTGGAATTCGCCGTCAGGCACCTGAAAGTCAATGATATCGTCATCATGGGTCATGCCCATTGCGGCGGCATCAAGGCCCTGTATCACGGTGATTTTGACAACCAGGACCATGTGGATTTCATCGAGCCCTGGATGAGCATCGCCAACGAGGCCCGTCGTAACACGCTGAGGAAATTTGACGGCGAATCCGAAGGTAAAATCCTGCGGGAAATGGAAAAGGAATCGATCCGGGTCAGCCTGAAGAACCTGCGCACATTCCGCTGGATCAAGGCGGCCGAACAGGACGGCAGCCTCCGGCTGCACGGCTGGCACTTCGAAATCGAAAGCGGCACCCTTTACGCCCTCGATGAAAAAAGCGGCGAATTCTCCCCTCTGGTCTGA
- a CDS encoding MipA/OmpV family protein — protein MFLLLTATLPEARAQDMPAPEAAGEQHKTALEKKDWRIFGGVGTVISPKYPGSKSYNFTPIPFGEIRYKGRFFLNPYYGLGARFARFELGEGHELSLSTSFRYAFGSREEDERADFAGLGDVDGSVEWMVFGDYQLGDFNVGMEFSQGLNSSGHGGLRGTLSFEYGRRLFKFYDVQGGPFITWADNKYTRAYFGVTEEQAAASSFDQYEAGAGFHKAGFKVNVITFFTPRIGVYVLGLYSHLLNDAAHSPLIETRDEATVLAGIAYKF, from the coding sequence ATGTTCCTGCTTTTGACCGCCACCCTGCCGGAGGCCCGGGCGCAGGATATGCCCGCGCCGGAAGCGGCCGGAGAACAGCATAAAACAGCGCTGGAGAAAAAGGACTGGCGTATCTTCGGCGGCGTCGGCACCGTCATTTCCCCAAAATACCCGGGCAGCAAATCCTATAATTTCACCCCTATTCCCTTTGGCGAAATCCGCTACAAGGGCCGCTTTTTCCTCAATCCCTATTACGGCCTCGGCGCCAGATTTGCCCGTTTCGAACTGGGCGAGGGTCATGAACTCTCCCTGTCGACCTCGTTCCGCTATGCCTTCGGCAGCCGCGAGGAAGACGAGCGGGCCGATTTCGCCGGGCTCGGCGATGTGGACGGCTCGGTGGAATGGATGGTGTTCGGCGATTATCAGCTCGGCGATTTCAATGTGGGCATGGAATTTTCCCAGGGCCTCAACAGCTCCGGCCATGGCGGGCTCAGGGGGACGCTAAGCTTTGAATATGGCCGCAGGCTGTTCAAATTCTATGACGTGCAGGGCGGCCCCTTCATCACCTGGGCCGACAATAAATATACCCGGGCCTATTTCGGCGTCACTGAGGAGCAGGCCGCGGCCAGTTCGTTCGATCAATATGAGGCCGGAGCCGGGTTCCACAAGGCTGGTTTCAAGGTCAATGTCATCACCTTTTTCACCCCGCGGATCGGCGTTTATGTGCTGGGGCTTTACAGCCATTTGCTGAATGATGCCGCCCACAGCCCGCTGATTGAAACCCGGGATGAGGCTACGGTCCTGGCCGGGATTGCCTATAAATTCTAG
- the gcvH gene encoding glycine cleavage system protein GcvH: protein MTTYYTDEHEWITVDGEIGTVGITDYAQEALGDIVFVELPEAGRAHKKGDEIAVVESVKAASEIYAPVDGEVTEANPALEEDPALVNGAAEGDGWFYKVKLADAGQLDGLMDADGYKAFVAGLE from the coding sequence ATGACCACCTATTACACAGACGAACATGAATGGATCACTGTAGACGGCGAAATCGGCACCGTCGGCATTACCGACTATGCCCAGGAAGCGCTCGGCGACATCGTTTTCGTGGAACTGCCGGAAGCCGGCCGCGCCCACAAGAAAGGCGACGAGATCGCCGTTGTCGAATCGGTCAAGGCCGCCAGCGAAATCTATGCCCCGGTCGACGGTGAAGTGACCGAAGCCAACCCGGCGCTGGAAGAAGACCCGGCCCTGGTCAACGGCGCCGCCGAAGGCGACGGTTGGTTCTACAAGGTCAAGCTTGCCGACGCCGGTCAGCTTGACGGCCTGATGGATGCGGACGGCTACAAGGCCTTTGTCGCCGGTCTGGAATAA
- a CDS encoding homoserine kinase, with translation MAVYTQVTAEEINAFIAQYDVGEVVSFKGIAEGSENSNYFLQTTEASFILTLFEARVNEADLPFFMGLMDHLNHKDIVCATPVRDRAGNNLKTLCGRPAALITFLNGMAINKPQPEHCRQLGGELARMHLAAADFNMSRANDLSVDGWEKLVADCADGADRCAPGLREILTGEQAFLKDNWPTDLPAGIIHADLFPDNVFFLEGKLSGLIDYYFACNDFLAYDLAVCMNSWCFEADGSFNVTKSTQLLKGYNDVRPLEARELDALPLLCRGAALRFLLTRLYDWLNRVEGALVQVKDPTEYLTKLTFHQGVRNASAYGLDIK, from the coding sequence ATGGCCGTTTATACCCAGGTAACCGCAGAAGAAATTAACGCCTTTATCGCCCAGTATGATGTGGGGGAGGTGGTTTCCTTCAAGGGGATTGCCGAGGGCTCGGAAAATTCCAACTATTTCCTGCAGACCACCGAGGCCAGCTTTATCCTGACCCTGTTCGAGGCCCGGGTCAACGAGGCCGACCTGCCGTTCTTCATGGGGCTGATGGATCATCTCAATCACAAGGATATCGTCTGCGCCACCCCGGTCAGGGACCGCGCCGGCAATAACCTCAAGACCCTGTGCGGCCGTCCGGCGGCGCTGATCACTTTCCTCAACGGCATGGCTATCAACAAGCCGCAGCCGGAGCATTGCCGCCAGCTCGGCGGTGAACTGGCCCGCATGCATCTGGCGGCGGCCGATTTCAATATGAGCCGGGCCAACGACCTGTCCGTCGACGGCTGGGAAAAGCTGGTGGCCGACTGTGCCGACGGGGCGGATCGCTGTGCGCCGGGCCTCAGGGAGATACTGACCGGCGAACAGGCGTTCCTCAAGGACAACTGGCCCACCGACCTGCCCGCGGGCATCATCCATGCCGACCTGTTTCCGGACAATGTGTTTTTTCTCGAGGGCAAGTTGTCCGGGCTGATTGATTATTATTTCGCCTGCAATGATTTCCTTGCCTATGACCTTGCGGTTTGCATGAACAGCTGGTGTTTCGAAGCCGACGGCTCCTTTAATGTCACCAAGTCGACCCAGCTGCTCAAAGGCTACAATGACGTCCGGCCGCTGGAGGCGCGCGAGCTTGACGCCCTGCCGCTGCTGTGCCGTGGCGCGGCGCTCAGGTTCCTGCTGACCCGCCTGTATGACTGGCTGAACCGGGTCGAGGGCGCGCTGGTCCAGGTCAAGGACCCGACCGAATATCTGACCAAGCTGACCTTCCACCAGGGAGTCAGGAATGCCTCTGCCTACGGGCTGGATATCAAATGA
- the ispH gene encoding 4-hydroxy-3-methylbut-2-enyl diphosphate reductase, which produces MNKAAINLFIANPRGFCAGVDRAIQIVEMALEKFGAPVYVRHEIVHNKYVVEGLKQRGAIFVDELDEVPDDMPVVFSAHGVPKSVPAEAERRKMLYVDATCPLVSKVHREAERHERNGHDIVMIGHAGHPEVIGTMGQLPEGRIKLVETVEDVASLEVSDPDNVAYITQTTLSVDDTTDIIAALKERFPSIQDPKKEDICYATTNRQGAVKAMSEKVEAVLIIGAPNSSNSKRLVEVASRQGCKSMLIQRAADIDWGWLAGIENVGISAGASAPEVLVEEVIAAFRDKFDVNLDQVMTVEENVVFKVPAILLRD; this is translated from the coding sequence ATGAATAAAGCCGCTATCAATCTTTTTATCGCCAACCCCCGGGGCTTCTGTGCCGGGGTCGACCGGGCCATCCAGATCGTGGAAATGGCGCTGGAAAAATTCGGTGCGCCGGTCTATGTGCGTCACGAAATCGTCCATAACAAATATGTGGTCGAAGGCCTGAAGCAGCGCGGCGCCATCTTCGTCGATGAACTGGATGAAGTGCCGGACGACATGCCGGTGGTTTTTTCCGCCCACGGGGTGCCGAAGTCGGTGCCGGCCGAGGCCGAACGGCGCAAGATGCTGTATGTGGACGCCACCTGTCCGCTGGTCAGCAAGGTGCACCGGGAAGCGGAGCGGCATGAGCGCAATGGCCATGATATCGTCATGATCGGCCATGCCGGCCATCCGGAAGTGATCGGCACCATGGGCCAGTTGCCGGAAGGGCGCATCAAGCTGGTGGAAACGGTGGAAGACGTCGCCTCGCTCGAGGTCAGCGACCCGGACAATGTGGCCTATATCACCCAGACCACCCTGTCGGTGGATGACACCACCGATATCATTGCCGCGCTGAAAGAACGCTTCCCGTCGATCCAGGACCCGAAAAAGGAAGATATCTGTTACGCCACCACCAACCGCCAGGGCGCCGTCAAGGCCATGTCGGAGAAAGTGGAGGCGGTGCTGATCATCGGCGCGCCCAACAGCTCCAATTCCAAGCGCCTGGTTGAAGTGGCCAGCCGCCAGGGCTGTAAAAGCATGCTGATCCAGCGCGCCGCCGATATCGATTGGGGCTGGCTCGCAGGCATCGAAAATGTCGGCATCTCCGCCGGCGCCAGCGCCCCGGAAGTGCTGGTCGAAGAAGTGATTGCCGCCTTCCGCGACAAGTTTGATGTCAACCTTGACCAGGTGATGACGGTCGAGGAAAATGTTGTGTTTAAAGTACCCGCCATCTTGCTCAGGGATTAG
- the gcvPA gene encoding aminomethyl-transferring glycine dehydrogenase subunit GcvPA, with protein sequence MRYLPLTPDDRQAMLAKIGVTHIDELFRDVPADALLDAPVDLPRHATEMEVEAAFKSFAGRNLPAGEAPFFVGAGAYRHHVPATVDYMLQRGEFLTAYTPYQPEISQGTLQALFEFQTQVAQIFGMDVANASMYDGSTAAAEAVLMARRVTRKNKAIISGSLHPQYIEVIRCTTAFTEDVTVVNPPALSGVEELISQIDDDISCVVVQNPDFFGNLHDFTKLAEAVHEKKALLVVVVTEVVSLGAIKSPGEMGADIVVGEGQSLGVGLNFGGPYVGLFATNQKYVRQMPGRLCGETRDADGKRGFVLTLSTREQHIRREKATSNICTNAGLCTLAFSIHMTLLGEAGFRKLAALNHARASELADKLSDIDGVELLNESFFNEFTLRLSKPAAEVVEQLVEQGVIAGLPVSRLYPGNEELDNLLLVAVTETVSENDMYALYYELKEALK encoded by the coding sequence ATGCGTTATCTGCCCCTTACCCCCGATGACCGCCAGGCCATGCTGGCCAAAATCGGCGTCACGCATATTGACGAGCTGTTCCGGGACGTGCCCGCGGACGCCCTGCTCGACGCCCCGGTCGACCTGCCGCGCCATGCCACCGAAATGGAAGTGGAAGCCGCCTTCAAAAGCTTTGCCGGGCGCAACCTGCCCGCCGGCGAAGCGCCCTTCTTTGTCGGCGCCGGCGCCTACCGCCATCATGTCCCGGCCACGGTCGACTATATGCTCCAGCGCGGGGAATTCCTGACCGCCTATACCCCCTATCAGCCGGAAATCTCCCAGGGCACCCTGCAGGCCCTGTTCGAGTTCCAGACCCAGGTGGCGCAAATCTTCGGCATGGATGTGGCCAATGCCTCCATGTATGACGGCTCCACCGCCGCCGCCGAGGCGGTGCTGATGGCCCGCCGCGTGACCCGCAAGAACAAGGCGATCATCTCCGGCAGCCTGCACCCGCAGTATATCGAGGTGATCCGGTGCACCACCGCCTTTACCGAGGATGTGACCGTGGTCAATCCCCCGGCACTGAGCGGCGTCGAGGAGCTGATCAGCCAGATCGATGACGACATCAGTTGTGTGGTGGTCCAGAACCCGGACTTTTTCGGCAACCTGCATGATTTCACAAAGCTCGCCGAGGCGGTGCATGAAAAGAAAGCGCTGCTGGTGGTGGTGGTGACCGAAGTGGTCTCCCTCGGCGCCATCAAGTCGCCGGGCGAGATGGGCGCGGATATCGTGGTCGGCGAAGGCCAGTCGCTGGGCGTCGGCCTCAATTTCGGCGGGCCCTACGTCGGCCTGTTCGCCACCAACCAGAAATATGTGCGCCAGATGCCGGGCCGCCTGTGCGGGGAAACCCGGGACGCGGACGGCAAGCGCGGCTTTGTGCTGACGCTCTCGACCCGGGAACAGCATATCCGCCGGGAAAAAGCCACCTCCAACATCTGCACCAATGCCGGGCTCTGCACCCTCGCCTTCAGTATCCACATGACCCTGCTCGGTGAAGCGGGCTTCCGCAAACTGGCGGCGCTCAACCATGCCAGGGCCAGTGAACTGGCTGACAAGCTCAGCGACATTGACGGGGTGGAACTGCTGAACGAGAGCTTCTTCAACGAATTCACCCTGAGGCTCTCAAAACCCGCCGCGGAAGTGGTGGAGCAACTGGTCGAGCAGGGCGTCATCGCCGGGCTGCCGGTGAGCCGCCTTTACCCGGGCAACGAAGAGCTCGACAACCTGCTGCTGGTCGCGGTGACCGAGACGGTGAGTGAGAATGACATGTATGCCCTCTACTATGAACTGAAGGAGGCGCTGAAATGA
- a CDS encoding RidA family protein, translating to MRNTLALAALLSAFTLPAVAAEVVHYPHPNPALPFAEAVEYNGVLYLSGQIGTGADGKLVAGGMAAEARQTMDNIKAVVEKHGSSMDKVIKCTVFMDDMSQWGDFNKVYVTYFPAGKLPARSALGADGLALGAALEVECLAAKN from the coding sequence ATGCGCAACACACTCGCCCTCGCCGCCCTTCTCTCCGCCTTCACCCTGCCCGCCGTAGCGGCGGAGGTGGTTCATTACCCACATCCTAATCCGGCGCTGCCCTTTGCCGAGGCGGTCGAGTATAACGGCGTCTTGTATCTTTCCGGCCAGATCGGCACCGGGGCGGACGGCAAGCTGGTGGCGGGCGGCATGGCGGCCGAGGCACGGCAGACCATGGACAATATCAAGGCGGTGGTGGAAAAACACGGCAGCAGCATGGACAAAGTGATCAAATGCACCGTGTTCATGGACGACATGAGCCAGTGGGGCGACTTCAACAAGGTCTATGTGACCTATTTCCCCGCCGGAAAACTTCCGGCCCGCTCGGCGCTGGGGGCGGACGGGTTGGCGCTCGGCGCGGCCCTGGAAGTGGAGTGCCTGGCCGCCAAAAATTAG
- a CDS encoding ankyrin repeat domain-containing protein: protein MATRDDIFKAIDIADADKLREILASEPSLASARSEDGLSAVLFTLYLQKHDLTDILLEHEPQLDLFDLAALGMNDLLAVILTDQRVDVNMYAGDGFSALHLACFFGQVETVELLIEKGADVNMMAPNDSRLCPLHSAVAGGQQAIAKLLLAAGADPNTIQAGGYTALMSAAHQGYKDLVSLLLEKGADPSLVAEDGRRALDFASGQPEIEALLTRH from the coding sequence ATGGCGACAAGAGACGATATATTCAAAGCCATTGATATCGCTGATGCGGACAAGTTGCGGGAAATTCTCGCGAGTGAGCCGAGTCTCGCTTCCGCCCGCAGCGAGGACGGTCTGTCGGCCGTGCTGTTTACCCTGTACCTGCAGAAGCACGACCTGACCGACATCCTGCTGGAGCATGAGCCGCAGCTTGACCTGTTTGACCTGGCGGCGCTGGGCATGAACGACCTGTTGGCAGTGATCCTGACCGACCAGCGGGTGGATGTGAATATGTATGCGGGCGACGGGTTTTCCGCCCTGCATCTGGCCTGTTTTTTCGGACAGGTGGAAACGGTGGAGCTGCTGATCGAAAAAGGGGCCGATGTGAACATGATGGCGCCCAATGACAGCCGGCTTTGTCCCCTGCACAGCGCGGTGGCCGGCGGACAGCAGGCGATTGCGAAACTGCTGCTCGCGGCCGGGGCCGATCCCAATACCATCCAGGCCGGTGGTTATACCGCGCTGATGTCGGCGGCCCACCAGGGCTACAAGGATCTGGTCAGCCTGTTGCTGGAAAAGGGGGCCGATCCCTCACTGGTCGCAGAGGATGGCCGCAGGGCGCTGGATTTCGCCAGCGGCCAGCCGGAAATCGAGGCGCTTCTTACCCGTCACTGA
- a CDS encoding SRPBCC family protein, protein MISLTLAIKAKPATVWSCLTNNEHIANWWGEEVSLEPRVGGTFEERWLDREGEERATRGTVKAVEENAKLHLTWADPEWEVETEVIITLSPTEDGTELVLSHTGWEGFMGDLMDSLREDHEAGWQSHLYSLKSYAERLTA, encoded by the coding sequence ATGATTTCCCTCACACTTGCCATCAAGGCAAAACCGGCAACGGTCTGGAGTTGCCTGACGAACAACGAGCATATTGCCAACTGGTGGGGCGAGGAAGTGAGCCTGGAGCCCAGGGTTGGCGGGACTTTTGAAGAGCGCTGGCTGGACCGGGAAGGTGAGGAAAGGGCCACCCGCGGCACCGTCAAGGCAGTGGAAGAAAATGCCAAACTGCACCTGACCTGGGCCGATCCGGAATGGGAAGTGGAAACCGAAGTGATCATCACGCTAAGCCCGACCGAAGACGGCACCGAACTGGTCCTGTCCCATACCGGCTGGGAAGGCTTCATGGGCGACCTGATGGACTCACTCAGGGAAGACCATGAGGCCGGCTGGCAAAGCCATCTCTATAGTCTGAAATCCTATGCCGAACGGCTCACGGCCTGA
- the gcvT gene encoding glycine cleavage system aminomethyltransferase GcvT has product MSADLSDLKKTPLFNLHEELGGKMVPFAGYAMPVQYPLGVMKEHLHCRAEAGLFDVSHMGQVVISGEDADYLLEKLVPGNIVDLKPGRIRYTQFTNDMGGILDDLMVTKRENDLFLVVNAACKAQDVAHLLHHLPMDLELVELSDRALIALQGPKAAAVLARFVPAVSEMPFMSYLEDEIDGVPCYISRCGYTGEDGFEISLPEAEAERLSRLLLAEDEVEAIGLGARDSLRLESGLCLYGHDIDETTTPVEGNLLWSIGKRRREQGGYPGDVIVRTQLADGPTRLRVGIQPEGRAPAREGTEILDRNDDVIGTVTSGGFGPTLGGPLAMGYVATEFSKTGTEIFLSVRGKKLPARVAEMPFVEQRYYRAAK; this is encoded by the coding sequence ATGAGTGCTGATCTGAGTGATCTGAAAAAAACACCCCTCTTTAACCTGCATGAAGAGCTTGGCGGCAAAATGGTGCCCTTCGCCGGCTATGCCATGCCGGTGCAATACCCGCTTGGCGTCATGAAGGAACATCTGCACTGCCGGGCCGAAGCCGGCCTGTTCGACGTCTCGCACATGGGCCAGGTGGTGATTTCCGGCGAAGATGCCGATTACTTGCTGGAGAAACTGGTACCGGGCAATATCGTCGACCTCAAGCCCGGCCGCATCCGCTACACCCAGTTCACCAACGATATGGGCGGGATTCTTGACGACCTGATGGTGACCAAGCGCGAGAACGACCTGTTCCTGGTGGTCAATGCCGCCTGCAAGGCCCAGGACGTGGCTCATCTGCTGCATCACCTGCCCATGGACCTGGAACTTGTCGAACTTTCCGACCGCGCGCTCATCGCCCTGCAGGGCCCGAAGGCGGCGGCCGTGCTGGCCCGCTTCGTGCCCGCCGTCAGTGAAATGCCGTTCATGTCTTACCTGGAAGACGAGATTGACGGGGTTCCCTGCTATATCAGCCGTTGTGGCTATACCGGCGAGGATGGCTTTGAGATTTCCCTGCCCGAGGCGGAGGCGGAGCGGCTTAGCCGCCTGCTGCTGGCCGAGGATGAAGTGGAAGCCATCGGCCTCGGCGCCCGCGACAGTCTCAGGCTGGAGAGCGGCTTGTGCCTGTACGGCCATGACATCGACGAGACCACCACCCCGGTGGAAGGCAACCTGCTGTGGTCGATCGGCAAACGCCGCCGGGAACAGGGCGGCTATCCGGGCGATGTAATCGTCCGCACCCAGTTGGCTGACGGCCCGACGCGACTCCGCGTCGGTATCCAGCCCGAAGGCCGCGCCCCGGCCCGGGAAGGCACCGAAATTCTCGACCGCAACGATGATGTCATCGGCACCGTCACCAGCGGCGGCTTCGGCCCCACTCTCGGCGGTCCGCTGGCCATGGGCTATGTCGCCACCGAATTTTCCAAAACCGGCACGGAGATCTTCCTGTCGGTGCGGGGCAAGAAACTGCCGGCCCGGGTGGCCGAGATGCCCTTTGTGGAACAGCGTTATTACAGAGCAGCAAAATAA
- a CDS encoding Panacea domain-containing protein has translation MTRFPFNWEKSIQAIDYLASLKPGITQYYIGKIIFFADREHLLDYGRPITGDRFVAMEHGPVPSTILDLLKTDSGYPDEIVEELHDRIAIEPEGNKLHVYTKGEDKFYSLSGSDKEYLAEALEKYGSMSFAELKRLSHEDPAYESAWEKPGANNEMDIELWFAELADPEKAKQQFVEAAKCTG, from the coding sequence ATGACAAGGTTTCCTTTTAATTGGGAAAAAAGTATTCAGGCTATAGATTATCTAGCAAGCCTGAAGCCGGGGATAACCCAATACTATATTGGCAAAATCATATTTTTTGCCGATAGAGAACATTTATTGGATTATGGGAGACCAATCACAGGTGATAGGTTTGTGGCGATGGAACATGGCCCTGTGCCATCTACCATTCTAGATCTTCTAAAGACAGATTCAGGTTATCCAGATGAAATCGTTGAAGAATTACATGATCGGATCGCTATAGAGCCTGAAGGAAATAAGTTGCATGTTTACACGAAAGGTGAGGATAAATTCTACAGCCTTTCTGGTAGCGATAAAGAGTATCTCGCTGAAGCTTTAGAAAAATACGGTTCTATGTCATTTGCTGAATTAAAGCGTTTATCTCATGAAGACCCAGCATATGAGTCAGCTTGGGAAAAACCAGGTGCTAATAACGAAATGGATATTGAGCTTTGGTTTGCTGAATTGGCGGATCCTGAGAAAGCTAAGCAGCAATTTGTAGAAGCTGCCAAATGCACTGGTTAA